The Falco peregrinus isolate bFalPer1 chromosome 1, bFalPer1.pri, whole genome shotgun sequence genome has a window encoding:
- the BLM gene encoding recQ-like DNA helicase BLM isoform X1, which yields MPSLPPAARPSNGGAGCVLALNTKGRAEAGARPRPVMAAVPQNNLREQLQLHSARGSFGKLPPPRARPAGFTFKKTSPAGALPAEREPRGLAAASALRDKDVNTSLPALASSLPASTGKKTQIGDYFPPAAGPRGQSLQPACASPALARPLLARLREASQVPAGSGKRSLPQGLCGVATREAGPGPAAGPVIAIDDEWDDIDDFDLSGMEKKSCRPPVPSPKGQQASCKPSQRSKPCLDEPPGFPRTVGDVPGSHDALGCGETSPEAEQEPLSQQSVICLEDSAPCSRTKAAREGLWENLPADVILDGAREEACPAANDKSSESQKPSSDEKNTPPEQDEADIQPFSGTELEEDDYLDIVPPSPEEELPSFSPAVKSISNVFKESPTGGRPTASSIESKSGEDATIQPVAESTSSVEDADKGLQLEQQLYDVMDDICKLVDAIPLHELKFLSCAKELLQQRDLRRKLLANSVTSNKSSINYTFPRNWEACVERGPLACPGTALCSTPNWSFSSDRNSPKSTNLPSMLSGTVNSSSFSTKRNQPLDTSCASKQSIEITCPETTALSSSKVDGKEGAFHGLRSEVSFNSSWGEKPGVKNSGNHHLLERAFTSTALKGQSKAPPSIPAEDPLGVKDTDFDLDHFDIDDFDEDWENSVNVSTPETPSTPLYQPVREGPPAKSLLSKIMSRAKGSALGSNPAAPKSSFLMGTKNRSDLPVNNPTLERFRGMKFSHSEDMMNVFHKKFGLHCFRTNQLEAINAALLGEDCFILMPTGGGKSLCYQLPACVSAGVTIVISPLRSLIIDQVQKLKTLDIAATYLTGDRTDTDASKIYMQLSKKDPVIKLLYVTPEKICASNRLMSALENLYDRKLLARFVIDEAHCVSQWGHDFRQDYKRLNMLRKKFHSVPMMALTATANPRVQKDIQNQLEMLKPQVFTMSFNRHNLKYDVLPKKPKKVAMDCLEWIKKYHPYDSGIIYCLSRHECDTTAAVLQKEGLAALAYHAGLTDSNRDLVQRKWINQEGCQVICATIAFGMGIDKPDVRYVIHASLPKSIEGYYQESGRAGRDGEMSHCVLFYSYSDVTRLRRLILMEKDGNSHTRQTHFNNLYSMVHYCENVIDCRRIQLLAYFGETDFNPTFCKDHPEVICDNCSRKKDYKSRNVTDEVKSIIRFVQEHCGRRGQINGKRNTGSGRYTLNMMVDIFLGTASAKIQSGIFGKGAAYSRHNVERLFRKLVLDKILDEELYITANDQAVAYIVLGEKAQAVLNGSLQVEFHETESASAIRKQKASMAKMSQREEMVKKCLGELTDTCKTLGKIFDVHYFNIFSTSTLKKIAETLSSDVEVLLQIDGVTEDKLEKYGAEIIKVMDKYSEWTIPEDAACQSVDTATGSTATPESDEAAEDAVTTSSYFCNNANQRRKRKRQRPPNFRESKRKKTSNGGVQQFLPKGGYRRTRKPPSSKAPASSGYSSALPGVRATQGAAGKLGIMAAPKPKTRPFLQPSYSVF from the exons ATGCCGTCACTTCCGCCCGCGGCGCGGCCATCCAATGGCGGGGCGGGCTGTGTTTTGGCGCTGAATACGAAGGGGCGCGCGGAGGCGggcgcgcggccccgccccgtCATGGCGGCCGTGCCGCAGAACAACCTGcgggagcagctgcagctccactCGGCCCGCGGCTCCTTCGGCAAgctgcccccgccgcgggcccggCCGGC GGGCTTTACCTTCAAGAAAACCTCCCCGGCTGGGGCCCTGCCCGCGGAGCGGGAGCCTCGGGGCCTCGCCGCCGCCTCTGCATTAAGGGACAAAGATGTCAacacctccctgcctgccctcgcCTCGTCCCTCCCAGCCTCCACCggcaagaaaacacaaatcGGGGATTACTTTCCACCAGCAGCCGGCCCCCGTGGACAGAGCCTGCAGCCGGCCTGTGCCAGCCCGGCGCTTGCCAGGCCCCTGCTGGCCAGGCTTCGGGAGGCGTCACAAGTCCCCGCCGGCTCTGGGAAGAGGAGCCTGCCCCAGGGGCTGTGTGGCGTTGCCACCCGGGAGGCTGGACCCGGGCCTGCAGCTGGCCCAGTCATTGCCATCGATGATGAGTGGGATGACATTGACGATTTTGATTTGTCGGGAATGGAAAAGAAGTCTTGCAGACCGCCAGTCCCGTCCCCCAAGGGGCAGCAGGCCTCCTGCAAGCCTTCCCAGAGGTCAAAGCCTTGCCTGGATGAGCCACCTGGCTTTCCCAGGACTGTGGGCGATGTGCCTGGCAGCCATGACGCTCTGGGGTGTGGGGAGACCTCACCAGAGGCTGAACAAGAACCCTTGTCACAGCAATCGGTGATCTGTCTTGAGGATTCAGCTCCCTGCAGCCGTACCAAGGCTGCGAGGGAGGGCCTTTGGGAGAATTTACCTGCTGATGTGATTTTGGATGGTGCCAGGGAAGAGGCTTGCCCAG CTGCTAATGATAAAAGTAGTGAGAGCCAGAAGCCAAGCAGTGATGAGAAAAACACCCCCCCTGAACAGGATGAGGCAGACATCCAGCCGTTTTCAGGTACTGAGCTTGAAGAGGATGATTACCTAGATATTGTTCCACCCTCCCCTGAAGAAGAGCTGCCTTCCTTCTCGCCTGCTGTAAAAAGCATTAG taatgttttcaaagaatCCCCCACTGGTGGAAGACCCACAGCTAGCAGCATTGAGTCCAAGTCTGGGGAGGATGCCACAATCCAGCCTGTTGCGGAAAGTACTTCTAGTGTGGAGGATGCAG ATAAAGGCTTGCAGTTGGAACAGCAACTCTATGATGTTATGGATGATATCTGTAAGCTGGTTGATGCCATTCCGCTTCATGAGCTGAAGTTTCTGTCATGTGCAAAAGAACTTCTCCAACAGAGAGATCTCAG GAGAAAATTGCTAGCTAATTCTGTCACTTCAAACAAAAGTAGCATAAACTACACTTTTCCTAGAAACTGGGAGGCTTGTGTGGAGCGGGGCCCTCTGGCATGTCCTGGTACTGCTCTGTGCTCTACTCCAAACTGGAGCTTCAGTTCTGACAGAAACTCACCAAAATCCACAAACCTCCCATCTATGCTTTCTGGGACTGTTAATTCAAGCAGTTTTTCTACCAAAAGAAATCAACCCTTGGATACCTCTTGTGCTTCAAAGCAAAGTATTGAGATCACCTGCCCAGAAACTACAGCGTTGTCCTCTTCCAAGGTAGATGGCAAAGAGGGAGCTTTCCACGGCCTCCGTTCTGAGGTGTCCTTCAACAGCAGCTGGGGTGAAAAACCAGGGGTGAAAAATAGTGGAAACCATCATCTGCTGGAGAGGGCTTTTACAAGCACAGCTCTGAAAGGTCAGAGCAAAGCTCCTCCTAGCATTCCTGCAGAAGACCCATTAGGTGTAAAGGATACAGACTTTGACCTTGATCACTTTGATATTGATGATTTTGATGAGGACTGGGAGAATTCGGTGAATGTTTCGACACCTGAGACGCCATCTACGCCATTGTATCAGCCTGTCAGGGAAGGGCCACCTGCCAAATCGCTGCTGTCGAAGATCATGTCCAGAGCCAAAGGATCTGCTCTTGGATCAAACCCTGCTGCTCCAAAATCGAGCTTCCTGATGGGAACAAAGAACCGTTCAG ATCTGCCAGTTAATAACCCTACACTAGAACGTTTCAGGGGTATGAAATTTTCCCATTCTGAAGATATGATGAATGTATTTCACAAAAAGTTTGGTTTGCACTGTTTTCGGACAAATCAGCTGGAAGCCATCAATGCTGCTCTTCTGGGTGAAGATTGTTTTATCTTAATGCCCACAG GTGGTGGTAAAAGCTTGTGCTACCAGTTGCCAGCGTGTGTCTCAGCTGGTGTCACTATTGTTATCTCTCCACTGAGGTCACTGATAATAGATCAAGTTCAGAAACTGAAGACCTTAGAT attGCTGCGACGTATCTGACTGGTGATAGAACAGATACTGATGcttcaaaaatatatatgcagtTATCAAAAAAAGATCCTGTAATAAAGCTTCTTTATGTTACCCCTGAGAAG ATTTGTGCGAGCAACCGACTGATGTCAGCCCTGGAAAATCTCTACGACAGGAAACTCCTAGCACGTTTTGTCATTGATGAGGCCCACTGTGTCAGCCAG tgGGGTCATGATTTTCGGCAAGACTACAAACGATTGAATATGCTCCGCAAGAAGTTTCACTCTGTTCCTATGATGGCTCTTACTGCCACTGCTAACCCCAGAGTACAGAAGGATATTCAGAATCAGCTTGAGATGCTAAAACCACAAGT GTTTACAATGAGCTTCAACAGGCATAACTTGAAATACGATGTATTGCCCAAGAAGCCAAAGAAGGTGGCAATGGATTGCTTGGAATGGATTAAAAAATATCATCCGT ATGACTCTGGAATAATTTATTGCCTTTCACGTCATGAATGTGACACAACAGCGgctgttctgcagaaggaaggTCTTGCTGCACTTGCCTATCATGCTGGCCTCACTGACTCCAACAGAGATCTTGTACAGAGGAAGTGGATTAACCAAGAAGGGTGCCAg GTTATATGTGCAACAATTGCCTTTGGAATGGGAATTGATAAACCTGATGTGCGCTATGTGATCCATGCTTCTCTTCCTAAATCTATAGAGGGTTACTATCAAGAATCTGGCAGAGCTGGACGAGATGGTGAAATGTCTCACTGCGTGCTCTTCTACAGCTACAGTGACGTAACCAGACTTAGAAGGCTAATACTAA TGGAGAAAGACGGAAACAGTCACACAAGACAGACCCACTTTAACAACCTGTACAGCATGGTTCACTACTGTGAGAACGTAATTGATTGCCGGAGAATTCAGCTTTTGGCCTACTTCGGGGAAACTGATTTCAATCCTACCTTCTGTAAGGATCACCCAGAAGTAATTTGCGATAACTGCAGtagaaagaag GATTACAAATCAAGAAATGTAACAGATGAAGTGAAGAGCATTATAAGATTTGTACAAGAGCATTGTGGACGAAGGGgacaaataaatggaaagagaaatacagGTTCTGGAAGATACACGTTGAATATGATGGTAGACATTTTCTTAG GTACAGCGAGTGCAAAGATTCAGTCTGGAATATTTGGGAAGGGAGCTGCCTACTCAAGGCATAATGTTGAAAGACTGTTTAGAAAGCTGGTCTTAGACAAGATTCTGGATGAAGAGTTGTACATCACAGCTAATGACCAAGCGGTTGCATATATAGTTCTAGGAGAGAAAGCTCAGGCTGTGCTAAATGGATCGCTACAG GTGGAGTTTCATGAAACAGAAAGTGCCAGTGCcatcagaaagcaaaaggcttcCATGGCAAAAATGTCACAGCGGGAAGAGATGGTTAAAAAGTGCCTTGGGGAACTTACAGACACATGCAAAACGCTTGGGAAAATCTTTGATGTGCATTACTTCAATATTTTCAGTACTTCAACTCTAAAGAAAATAGCGG AAACCTTGTCATCTGATGTGGAAGTTTTACTGCAGATTGATGGTGTCACAGAagacaaactggaaaaatatgGTGCAGAAATAATTAAAGTGATGGATAAGTACTCTGAATGGACCATACCAG AAGATGCTGCCTGCCAAAGTGTGGACACAGCTACAGGAAGTACTGCCACACCTGAAAGCGATGAAGCAGCGGAAGATGCAGTTACAACCTCAAGCTATTTTTGCAATAATGCAaaccaaagaaggaaaaggaaaaggcaaaggcCGCCAAACTTCAGAgaatcaaagaggaaaaaaacaagtaatgGTGGTGTCCAGCAGTTTCTTCCCAAAGG TGGTTACAGAAGGACCAGAAAGCCGCCTAGCTCGAAGGCTCCAGCTTCATCTGGCTACAGTTCGGCATTACCCGGTGTTCGTGCCACGCAAGGAGCTGCTGGAAAGCTGGGGATTATGGCagcaccaaaacccaaaaccagacCATTCCTTCAGCCTTCGTATTCAGTATTCTAa
- the BLM gene encoding recQ-like DNA helicase BLM isoform X2 translates to MPSLPPAARPSNGGAGCVLALNTKGRAEAGARPRPVMAAVPQNNLREQLQLHSARGSFGKLPPPRARPAGFTFKKTSPAGALPAEREPRGLAAASALRDKDVNTSLPALASSLPASTGKKTQIGDYFPPAAGPRGQSLQPACASPALARPLLARLREASQVPAGSGKRSLPQGLCGVATREAGPGPAAGPVIAIDDEWDDIDDFDLSGMEKKSCRPPVPSPKGQQASCKPSQRSKPCLDEPPGFPRTVGDVPGSHDALGCGETSPEAEQEPLSQQSVICLEDSAPCSRTKAAREGLWENLPADVILDGAREEACPAANDKSSESQKPSSDEKNTPPEQDEADIQPFSGTELEEDDYLDIVPPSPEEELPSFSPAVKSISNVFKESPTGGRPTASSIESKSGEDATIQPVAESTSSVEDADKGLQLEQQLYDVMDDICKLVDAIPLHELKFLSCAKELLQQRDLRRKLLANSVTSNKSSINYTFPRNWEACVERGPLACPGTALCSTPNWSFSSDRNSPKSTNLPSMLSGTVNSSSFSTKRNQPLDTSCASKQSIEITCPETTALSSSKVDGKEGAFHGLRSEVSFNSSWGEKPGVKNSGNHHLLERAFTSTALKGQSKAPPSIPAEDPLGVKDTDFDLDHFDIDDFDEDWENSVNVSTPETPSTPLYQPVREGPPAKSLLSKIMSRAKGSALGSNPAAPKSSFLMGTKNRSDLPVNNPTLERFRGMKFSHSEDMMNVFHKKFGLHCFRTNQLEAINAALLGEDCFILMPTGGGKSLCYQLPACVSAGVTIVISPLRSLIIDQVQKLKTLDIAATYLTGDRTDTDASKIYMQLSKKDPVIKLLYVTPEKICASNRLMSALENLYDRKLLARFVIDEAHCVSQWGHDFRQDYKRLNMLRKKFHSVPMMALTATANPRVQKDIQNQLEMLKPQVFTMSFNRHNLKYDVLPKKPKKVAMDCLEWIKKYHPYDSGIIYCLSRHECDTTAAVLQKEGLAALAYHAGLTDSNRDLVQRKWINQEGCQVICATIAFGMGIDKPDVRYVIHASLPKSIEGYYQESGRAGRDGEMSHCVLFYSYSDVTRLRRLILMEKDGNSHTRQTHFNNLYSMVHYCENVIDCRRIQLLAYFGETDFNPTFCKDHPEVICDNCSRKKDYKSRNVTDEVKSIIRFVQEHCGRRGQINGKRNTGSGRYTLNMMVDIFLGTASAKIQSGIFGKGAAYSRHNVERLFRKLVLDKILDEELYITANDQAVAYIVLGEKAQAVLNGSLQVEFHETESASAIRKQKASMAKMSQREEMVKKCLGELTDTCKTLGKIFDVHYFNIFSTSTLKKIAETLSSDVEVLLQIDGVTEDKLEKYGAEIIKVMDKYSEWTIPDAACQSVDTATGSTATPESDEAAEDAVTTSSYFCNNANQRRKRKRQRPPNFRESKRKKTSNGGVQQFLPKGGYRRTRKPPSSKAPASSGYSSALPGVRATQGAAGKLGIMAAPKPKTRPFLQPSYSVF, encoded by the exons ATGCCGTCACTTCCGCCCGCGGCGCGGCCATCCAATGGCGGGGCGGGCTGTGTTTTGGCGCTGAATACGAAGGGGCGCGCGGAGGCGggcgcgcggccccgccccgtCATGGCGGCCGTGCCGCAGAACAACCTGcgggagcagctgcagctccactCGGCCCGCGGCTCCTTCGGCAAgctgcccccgccgcgggcccggCCGGC GGGCTTTACCTTCAAGAAAACCTCCCCGGCTGGGGCCCTGCCCGCGGAGCGGGAGCCTCGGGGCCTCGCCGCCGCCTCTGCATTAAGGGACAAAGATGTCAacacctccctgcctgccctcgcCTCGTCCCTCCCAGCCTCCACCggcaagaaaacacaaatcGGGGATTACTTTCCACCAGCAGCCGGCCCCCGTGGACAGAGCCTGCAGCCGGCCTGTGCCAGCCCGGCGCTTGCCAGGCCCCTGCTGGCCAGGCTTCGGGAGGCGTCACAAGTCCCCGCCGGCTCTGGGAAGAGGAGCCTGCCCCAGGGGCTGTGTGGCGTTGCCACCCGGGAGGCTGGACCCGGGCCTGCAGCTGGCCCAGTCATTGCCATCGATGATGAGTGGGATGACATTGACGATTTTGATTTGTCGGGAATGGAAAAGAAGTCTTGCAGACCGCCAGTCCCGTCCCCCAAGGGGCAGCAGGCCTCCTGCAAGCCTTCCCAGAGGTCAAAGCCTTGCCTGGATGAGCCACCTGGCTTTCCCAGGACTGTGGGCGATGTGCCTGGCAGCCATGACGCTCTGGGGTGTGGGGAGACCTCACCAGAGGCTGAACAAGAACCCTTGTCACAGCAATCGGTGATCTGTCTTGAGGATTCAGCTCCCTGCAGCCGTACCAAGGCTGCGAGGGAGGGCCTTTGGGAGAATTTACCTGCTGATGTGATTTTGGATGGTGCCAGGGAAGAGGCTTGCCCAG CTGCTAATGATAAAAGTAGTGAGAGCCAGAAGCCAAGCAGTGATGAGAAAAACACCCCCCCTGAACAGGATGAGGCAGACATCCAGCCGTTTTCAGGTACTGAGCTTGAAGAGGATGATTACCTAGATATTGTTCCACCCTCCCCTGAAGAAGAGCTGCCTTCCTTCTCGCCTGCTGTAAAAAGCATTAG taatgttttcaaagaatCCCCCACTGGTGGAAGACCCACAGCTAGCAGCATTGAGTCCAAGTCTGGGGAGGATGCCACAATCCAGCCTGTTGCGGAAAGTACTTCTAGTGTGGAGGATGCAG ATAAAGGCTTGCAGTTGGAACAGCAACTCTATGATGTTATGGATGATATCTGTAAGCTGGTTGATGCCATTCCGCTTCATGAGCTGAAGTTTCTGTCATGTGCAAAAGAACTTCTCCAACAGAGAGATCTCAG GAGAAAATTGCTAGCTAATTCTGTCACTTCAAACAAAAGTAGCATAAACTACACTTTTCCTAGAAACTGGGAGGCTTGTGTGGAGCGGGGCCCTCTGGCATGTCCTGGTACTGCTCTGTGCTCTACTCCAAACTGGAGCTTCAGTTCTGACAGAAACTCACCAAAATCCACAAACCTCCCATCTATGCTTTCTGGGACTGTTAATTCAAGCAGTTTTTCTACCAAAAGAAATCAACCCTTGGATACCTCTTGTGCTTCAAAGCAAAGTATTGAGATCACCTGCCCAGAAACTACAGCGTTGTCCTCTTCCAAGGTAGATGGCAAAGAGGGAGCTTTCCACGGCCTCCGTTCTGAGGTGTCCTTCAACAGCAGCTGGGGTGAAAAACCAGGGGTGAAAAATAGTGGAAACCATCATCTGCTGGAGAGGGCTTTTACAAGCACAGCTCTGAAAGGTCAGAGCAAAGCTCCTCCTAGCATTCCTGCAGAAGACCCATTAGGTGTAAAGGATACAGACTTTGACCTTGATCACTTTGATATTGATGATTTTGATGAGGACTGGGAGAATTCGGTGAATGTTTCGACACCTGAGACGCCATCTACGCCATTGTATCAGCCTGTCAGGGAAGGGCCACCTGCCAAATCGCTGCTGTCGAAGATCATGTCCAGAGCCAAAGGATCTGCTCTTGGATCAAACCCTGCTGCTCCAAAATCGAGCTTCCTGATGGGAACAAAGAACCGTTCAG ATCTGCCAGTTAATAACCCTACACTAGAACGTTTCAGGGGTATGAAATTTTCCCATTCTGAAGATATGATGAATGTATTTCACAAAAAGTTTGGTTTGCACTGTTTTCGGACAAATCAGCTGGAAGCCATCAATGCTGCTCTTCTGGGTGAAGATTGTTTTATCTTAATGCCCACAG GTGGTGGTAAAAGCTTGTGCTACCAGTTGCCAGCGTGTGTCTCAGCTGGTGTCACTATTGTTATCTCTCCACTGAGGTCACTGATAATAGATCAAGTTCAGAAACTGAAGACCTTAGAT attGCTGCGACGTATCTGACTGGTGATAGAACAGATACTGATGcttcaaaaatatatatgcagtTATCAAAAAAAGATCCTGTAATAAAGCTTCTTTATGTTACCCCTGAGAAG ATTTGTGCGAGCAACCGACTGATGTCAGCCCTGGAAAATCTCTACGACAGGAAACTCCTAGCACGTTTTGTCATTGATGAGGCCCACTGTGTCAGCCAG tgGGGTCATGATTTTCGGCAAGACTACAAACGATTGAATATGCTCCGCAAGAAGTTTCACTCTGTTCCTATGATGGCTCTTACTGCCACTGCTAACCCCAGAGTACAGAAGGATATTCAGAATCAGCTTGAGATGCTAAAACCACAAGT GTTTACAATGAGCTTCAACAGGCATAACTTGAAATACGATGTATTGCCCAAGAAGCCAAAGAAGGTGGCAATGGATTGCTTGGAATGGATTAAAAAATATCATCCGT ATGACTCTGGAATAATTTATTGCCTTTCACGTCATGAATGTGACACAACAGCGgctgttctgcagaaggaaggTCTTGCTGCACTTGCCTATCATGCTGGCCTCACTGACTCCAACAGAGATCTTGTACAGAGGAAGTGGATTAACCAAGAAGGGTGCCAg GTTATATGTGCAACAATTGCCTTTGGAATGGGAATTGATAAACCTGATGTGCGCTATGTGATCCATGCTTCTCTTCCTAAATCTATAGAGGGTTACTATCAAGAATCTGGCAGAGCTGGACGAGATGGTGAAATGTCTCACTGCGTGCTCTTCTACAGCTACAGTGACGTAACCAGACTTAGAAGGCTAATACTAA TGGAGAAAGACGGAAACAGTCACACAAGACAGACCCACTTTAACAACCTGTACAGCATGGTTCACTACTGTGAGAACGTAATTGATTGCCGGAGAATTCAGCTTTTGGCCTACTTCGGGGAAACTGATTTCAATCCTACCTTCTGTAAGGATCACCCAGAAGTAATTTGCGATAACTGCAGtagaaagaag GATTACAAATCAAGAAATGTAACAGATGAAGTGAAGAGCATTATAAGATTTGTACAAGAGCATTGTGGACGAAGGGgacaaataaatggaaagagaaatacagGTTCTGGAAGATACACGTTGAATATGATGGTAGACATTTTCTTAG GTACAGCGAGTGCAAAGATTCAGTCTGGAATATTTGGGAAGGGAGCTGCCTACTCAAGGCATAATGTTGAAAGACTGTTTAGAAAGCTGGTCTTAGACAAGATTCTGGATGAAGAGTTGTACATCACAGCTAATGACCAAGCGGTTGCATATATAGTTCTAGGAGAGAAAGCTCAGGCTGTGCTAAATGGATCGCTACAG GTGGAGTTTCATGAAACAGAAAGTGCCAGTGCcatcagaaagcaaaaggcttcCATGGCAAAAATGTCACAGCGGGAAGAGATGGTTAAAAAGTGCCTTGGGGAACTTACAGACACATGCAAAACGCTTGGGAAAATCTTTGATGTGCATTACTTCAATATTTTCAGTACTTCAACTCTAAAGAAAATAGCGG AAACCTTGTCATCTGATGTGGAAGTTTTACTGCAGATTGATGGTGTCACAGAagacaaactggaaaaatatgGTGCAGAAATAATTAAAGTGATGGATAAGTACTCTGAATGGACCATACCAG ATGCTGCCTGCCAAAGTGTGGACACAGCTACAGGAAGTACTGCCACACCTGAAAGCGATGAAGCAGCGGAAGATGCAGTTACAACCTCAAGCTATTTTTGCAATAATGCAaaccaaagaaggaaaaggaaaaggcaaaggcCGCCAAACTTCAGAgaatcaaagaggaaaaaaacaagtaatgGTGGTGTCCAGCAGTTTCTTCCCAAAGG TGGTTACAGAAGGACCAGAAAGCCGCCTAGCTCGAAGGCTCCAGCTTCATCTGGCTACAGTTCGGCATTACCCGGTGTTCGTGCCACGCAAGGAGCTGCTGGAAAGCTGGGGATTATGGCagcaccaaaacccaaaaccagacCATTCCTTCAGCCTTCGTATTCAGTATTCTAa